The genomic segment ACAAAATAGAGCGAATTTTGCAAGAATTTAAGCTAAAAGAGTATGAAAACAGGCCCATTTGTTCGCTTAGTGGTGGCGAGATCCGCCGCGTGGCACTGGGCGCTCTCATCCTTAAAAAGCCAGATGTGCTGCTGCTTGATGAGCCGACAAACCACCTTGATGTTTACATGGTCAAATTTCTTGAAGATATGCTTAAAAGCTCAAATCAAAGCATAGTTTTTATTAGCCACGATAGGTATTTTATCGATGCGCTCGCTACTAGGTGCGTTGAGGTCGAGGATGCAAGCTTAAAAAATTTCGAGGGCGGATATGCAAACTATCTAACCAAAAAAGAGGAAATTTTAGCAAGTCTTGCAAAGTCGCATGAGACACTGCTAAAACAGCTAAAGGCTGAAGAGGAGTGGCTAAGGCGCGGCGTAAAAGCTAGGCTAAAGCGAAACGAGGGCAGAAAAGAGCGGGTGCTCGCCATGCGCGAGGAGGCCAAGAAAAACCCAGGTGTGATAAGACGCGTGAGGCTAGAGCTTGAGCGTGCGAGTAAAAATTTCAACCAAACGCAGAGCCAAAACCGCAAAAAAATGCTCTTTGAGTTTAAAAATTTAAGCAAAAGTATAGACGGCAAGGTGCTTTTTGAGAAATTTGACGCAAGGGTTTTGCAGGGCGAGAGGATAGCCATAGTTGGGCGAAACGGCAGTGGAAAAAGCACGCTACTTAAAATTTTGCTAGGACTTGAAAAGCAAAGTAGTGGCGAGATAAAAAGGGGTGAGGTGAGTATCGGCTACTTTGATCAAGCTAGAAATGTCCTTGATGATGATAAGAGCCTAATAGAGACATTTTGTCCAAATGGCGGCGATCACGTGCTAGTTCGTGGGCGAAATATGCATGTTTATGGCTATCTTAAAAATTTCCTCTTTCCAAAGGAATTTTTAGATAAAAAGATAGGCGTTTTAAGTGGCGGCGAGAAAAACCGCGTGGCACTGGCGATGCTTTTTACTAAAACTTACGACGTGCTGGTGCTTGACGAGCCGACAAACGACCTTGATATCGCAACTATCAATATCTTAGAAGACTATCTGCAAAGCTTTGAGGGGGCGATCTTGCTAGTTAGCCACGATAGATATTTTGTCGATAAGATGGCAAATAAGCTTTGGGCGTTTGAGGGCACAAAGATAAATGTCTTGCACGAAGAGTATAGCGTCTATTTGGAGCTTGAAGATGAGATGAAAGAGCTTGATAAATTTGAAAAAGAGCTTTCAAATAGCCAAAATGAAGCCAAACAAAAGAGCAAATCTGGCGCAAAACTAAGCTACAAACAAACGCAAATTTTAAACACATATCCAGATAAAATTTCAGCCCTTGAAGCAAGAGTAGCCGAGCTAAATGAGGGGCTTAGCGATCCTAAAATTTATCAAGAAGTGGGACTTACTACGCTTTATGAAGAGCTTGAAAAGGCAAAAGCTGAGCTTGAAAGCCTAGAAAATGAGTATTTTGAAGTGCTTGAGATCGCTGAGGAGCTAGAGTAGCTTGAAAAAGATCGGTAGGATAAGCGCGCTAAATAGAAGAGTTGTTAGGCAAAATTTAGCCACAAGCATGAGCCTTTTGATAGGTAAAGAGAGATTTAGCGGGGTGTTTTCGCCAGAGATAGAAAAATATGAAGTAGGCGATCTAGTCCGGATAAAATATAAAAAGGTTGGATTTTTAAATAAGATAGAGACAATTAGGCTAATCGCGACAAATAGAGAAAATTCGGACTTATATGAAAGGTTGAAAAATTTATTTTATTTGATTATGTTTTTATATTTTTCTATTTTTTTGTTGATGGTGATTTATTATGGGGTTTTAAAGAATTTTAGTATTATTGGAGCTATTTTAGCGTTATTTGCCGTATGGCTATTAAATACAGTAGTTAGAGTAGTATATTATCAGTTTTTGATATTTAGATATTTTATATTTGGATAGGTTTTGTGAAATTTAAATGTATGGAAGGTTTTTGCGCCATGATGAGGTCGCTAAATTTGTTTAAAATGGGGCTAAAATGTTAAAAAAACATCCGCTAATCTCAGTAATAATCGCCATAGTTGTGATATTTTTTGCTACCTACTTTTTTATCTTTGGGTTAGCTACTATTTTAGATGACGACATTGGTGATAGTAAAGAGTTAAATAATAGCTATTTTTATGTCAAAGATGACAAGGTCTATGCCATGGTGCCAAGTGGTGGTGAATTTGAACTAATAGGCGTGAGGGCCAGTAAATTTAGATACATTGACACTGGCAAATACGACAACAGAAACGTTGGCGCTAGCGATAAGGCAGTATATTGTGGTAATCTCGTGATGAGTGGGCTTGATCCAAATGGCGTTAGAGCGCTTGGCAATGGCTACTTTGGCGATGGCAAGATAACATACTTTTGCGATAGCGAAAGCGAGACAAACCTTGAAATATCCGCACTTAAAGAGTTTTGGGACATCTTCTCACATAAAATGTTTAACACTCCAAAAGCGCAAACTCATATCTATAAATTTAGACAGGTTGATAACGTAAATTTAGCAGCGATCTTGGGCTTTGGCTACGCAAGCGACGGCGTGAAGGTCTATCATGATGGCAAAGAGCTAGAGGGCGCAAATGCTAGCAATATGCGATACATCGAGCAGGCATCTGGCAGAAAGAGCATACATTTTACGACTGACGGAGAAAATGTCTATTATGACAGCACAAAATTAGGGATCAAATTTAGCCCACAAATGCGTGATATCGGCGAGATATGGCGCATTCACTATCTTTATGAGCCAAATTCTGGCATGGTTTATGCAAACGATCACGAATTTGACCCAAAATTTGCCCCATACGAGCCACTTTTTAACATAAAAGATGAGCACTCCTATCATGCGCTCTTTCGTGGCAAAGGCGGTATCTATCACTGGGAGCGAAAGTGGCAGTGGTATAACAGCATAGATGAGGGTGAGTTTGTAAGAGACGGCGATGATCCATTTAAAGGCGAGATAACGCCGCTATATGGCGACGTGGTGATAAGTGATGGCAAGACATATTTTTTAAAAACCTATGAAATTTGGCACAACACAAAAATTAGCCACGGCCTAAGCTCACGCCACACGTTTATCGTAAGGCTTGATACAAAAGAGCAGTGGCGAAAGATAGGGCTTGTAAGAAACGATGGCTACGGAGCGGTCTATGCAAATGGCGATAAGACATATTATTTTGATAACGTCGGCTACGGCTGGCATTTTAACAGCAGTGTTTATGATATAAACGACCTTGGTGTGGTTGAAATTCTCACTCGTCCTTATGGCCCAAATGTTAAGAATTTAAAACTTGATGAGATAGTAAAAATGGTAGATCAAGGCGCTATGGTGCCAGCTGAGGGCGAGGTGGTGATCGATGCGATAAGCGACTTTGATGATTACTCGCAAAAATATGCCTACTGGATATTTTTAGCCATTGCATTCATAGTCTCGGTAGTTGGCGCTATTTTTAAAAACAAAAAGCAAAAAAGTGGGCTTAAAAAAAGGGTGGATGATTATAGATAATGAGAAAAATTACTATTAGATTTGTTTATTTTTTAGTTATCTTGACGCTATTTTTTGTTTTGGCGATGCTTTATCTCTGGCATGAGGGCGAGTATCAAAGAGGCTTTGCAAATATTGATAATAGTGAGTTTTACCGCTCACCAGAGGGTAAAATTTATGTTCAAATTTCAGGCAGCGGCAAGTATGAGCTACAAGGAGTTGATGAGGCTAGTTTTAGGGTTTTAAAGCTAAAACACGCGTATGATTACTCAAACGTGGCGGCTGATAAAAACAGCGTCTATTGCGCTAGAGAAATTTTGCCAGGTCTTGATCCAAACAGCACCAAAGTGCTTGGCAATGGCTATATAAGTGACGGCAATATAAGCTATTATTGCAGCTCTAGAAGTAAGAAAAAGGCGGGATTTAATGAATTTATCGCCGTCATGAAAAGCGTCGCTCACATCTTTATAAAAAGCTACGATGATAGCTCATATTTTTATAGGACAAAGCTGGTTGAAAGTGCAAATTTAGAGCCTATATTTGACGCTGGTTTTGCAAGAGATGGCGGCACGCTTTACTACAAGGGCGAAAAGCTTGACGCACAGCCTAGCGAGCTAAGATACATCACGGCAGAAAATGGCGCTCCTAGCGGATATTACACAGATGGTAAAAGCCTATTTTTAGGCTTTTATAAGCTTGATGCAAGCTACTCAGATGAGGTGCGCCAGATATGCTACGACCCCAAGCACGACATAGAATATCTTTTTGAACCAAAAAATGGGGCGGTGTTTGCAAATGAGCGTAAATTTAGCACTCAGCAGATGCCTTATAGTGCCATTTATAGCGTGGATAACGTGCACTCTTTTTGGCCTCTTTTTGCCAGCAAAGATGGAATTTACTTTTGGGATAGCATGAAAAACGAACAAGCTAAAATTTCAGACTACCAACTAAAAGGCGAGCTAAAAAGGCTCTATGCTGACGTTTTTGTAGATGAGAGCTCAGCGTATTTTTTACAGCAAGGCGAAGAGTGGCGGCGCTCAAGGCACGGCAGACACTTAGTGGCGCAAACAGTATCTTTATATAAATTTGCCCCAAGTAGCTCTTGGCGTGAGATAGGGCTGGTAAAAGATGGCGAGTATGGCGCAGTATATGCAAACGGCGAGAAGGTCTATTTTTTTAGCAAAATAAAGCCATTTTACGGCATAAAGCATAGCGTTTATGAGGTGGCTGATTTTAGCGTCATAGAAAATTTAACAAGAGCGTCTAAAGAGCTTAGCACAAAAGATATCAGCGAGATGATAAAACGCGGCGAACTAGTGGAGACAAGCGGCGAAGAGGTCGCAAGGTCGAGGATAGAGTATGACTCCCCAAAGATCATCTTATATATCACATTTGGCATTGCTTTTGTCGTCATAGTGCTAATAACTCTTGCAAAACCAAAGAGAGATAAAAGCGACTTGAGATAAATTTCAAAGTGGCTATTTTTGGTGGCTAAAGCTTAAAATTTCATAAAAATTTAAAGAGAAAATTTGACCCATTTACTCTTTTTTGTTATTTTGAAATGAAGCTGAAATTTACAAAAAAAAGGAGAAAAATGATCAAATTTCAAAGGTCGAAATTTAACAATTCGGTATTTATCCCATCGCTTGCCGTCATATTTTTAATAACGGCATTTGCAGCGATATTTCCAAATTTCTCAAATGAGTTTTTTAAAGGTATGCAAAACTACATCGCGGCCAAATTCGGCTGGTTTTACATCCTGGCCGTCGCCGTCATACTTATAAGTATCATTATCCTTGGCTTTAGCAAGCTTGGCGAGATCAAACTAGGAGCCGATCACGTAAAGCCAGAGCACAAAAATATCTCGTGGTTTTCTATGCTTTTTGCCGCCGGTATGGGCATCGGGCTTGTGTTTTTTGGCGTGGCCGAGCCGCTCATGCACTATCTAAACCCGCCGGTCGGCGACGCACAAACTATCGCAGCGCAAAAGCTTGCTATAAACATCACCTTCTTTCACTGGGGTATGGGCGCATGGTCGGTCTATGCCATCGTGGCGCTAATTCTTGCCTTTTTCTCGTACAGACACGGCTTGCCGCTCACGCTTAGATCGGCGTTTTATCCGATCATCGGAGATAAAATTTACGGCAAGATAGGTAGCGCCATCGACACATTTGCCGTCGTGGCGACGCTCTTTGGCGTGGCGACATCGCTAGGATACGGCGTACTCCAGGTAAATGCGGGCCTTACGCACGTTTTTGGCCTGCCGACTATGCATATCACGCTTCTTGTCGTGCTTTGTTTTGCGGCTACCGTCTCAGCGGCAAGCGGCGTGGATAAGGGGATTAAAATTTTATCAAACTCAAATATCGCGCTAGCCATTTGTTTCATGTTTTTGATACTATTTTTGGGCGATACGACGCAGCTTTTAAAGTCATTTGTACAAAACAGCGGCGACTACGTCTCGACGCTCATCTCAAATACATTTAATCTCTACGCCTATGAGAGACAAAACGAGAGCTGGCTTGGCGGTTGGACGCTGCTATACTGGGCTTGGTGGCTATCTTGGTCGCCGTTTGTGGGACTATTTATAGCTAAAATTTCAAAGGGCAGGACGATAAGAGAATTTGTGGTCGGCGTGCTTCTTGTGCCGACGGGCTTTACATTTGCTTGGATGAGTTTTTTTGGTAACTCGGCGATTGCCTTGGTGCAAGGCGGCTTTAGCGAGCTTGCCGGTACGGTAAATTCTGACTCAGCCTCAGCGCTCTTTATGTTTTTAGAAAAATTTAGCTTTTCAGGCGTGCTAAGCACGATTGCGGTCTTTATGATCGTCATATTTTTTGTCACTTCCGCCGACTCTGCGGCGATCGTTATGAACATGCTTTGCTCAAACGGCAAGGATGATACACCAGTTTGGCAAAAGGTCTTTTGGGGTGTTACAGTGGGCATCGTGGCGGCATTTTTGATGCTAGCAGGCGGTCTTGGCTCACTTCAAGCACTTACGATCACGACTGCGCTGCCATTTGCCATAGTGCTACTTGGTGCCATTTATGGGCTATTTAAGGCGTTACGTGTGGATCTAACCAAAAAAGA from the Campylobacter concisus genome contains:
- a CDS encoding DKNYY domain-containing protein, with product MRKITIRFVYFLVILTLFFVLAMLYLWHEGEYQRGFANIDNSEFYRSPEGKIYVQISGSGKYELQGVDEASFRVLKLKHAYDYSNVAADKNSVYCAREILPGLDPNSTKVLGNGYISDGNISYYCSSRSKKKAGFNEFIAVMKSVAHIFIKSYDDSSYFYRTKLVESANLEPIFDAGFARDGGTLYYKGEKLDAQPSELRYITAENGAPSGYYTDGKSLFLGFYKLDASYSDEVRQICYDPKHDIEYLFEPKNGAVFANERKFSTQQMPYSAIYSVDNVHSFWPLFASKDGIYFWDSMKNEQAKISDYQLKGELKRLYADVFVDESSAYFLQQGEEWRRSRHGRHLVAQTVSLYKFAPSSSWREIGLVKDGEYGAVYANGEKVYFFSKIKPFYGIKHSVYEVADFSVIENLTRASKELSTKDISEMIKRGELVETSGEEVARSRIEYDSPKIILYITFGIAFVVIVLITLAKPKRDKSDLR
- a CDS encoding DKNYY domain-containing protein, translating into MLKKHPLISVIIAIVVIFFATYFFIFGLATILDDDIGDSKELNNSYFYVKDDKVYAMVPSGGEFELIGVRASKFRYIDTGKYDNRNVGASDKAVYCGNLVMSGLDPNGVRALGNGYFGDGKITYFCDSESETNLEISALKEFWDIFSHKMFNTPKAQTHIYKFRQVDNVNLAAILGFGYASDGVKVYHDGKELEGANASNMRYIEQASGRKSIHFTTDGENVYYDSTKLGIKFSPQMRDIGEIWRIHYLYEPNSGMVYANDHEFDPKFAPYEPLFNIKDEHSYHALFRGKGGIYHWERKWQWYNSIDEGEFVRDGDDPFKGEITPLYGDVVISDGKTYFLKTYEIWHNTKISHGLSSRHTFIVRLDTKEQWRKIGLVRNDGYGAVYANGDKTYYFDNVGYGWHFNSSVYDINDLGVVEILTRPYGPNVKNLKLDEIVKMVDQGAMVPAEGEVVIDAISDFDDYSQKYAYWIFLAIAFIVSVVGAIFKNKKQKSGLKKRVDDYR
- a CDS encoding BCCT family transporter gives rise to the protein MIKFQRSKFNNSVFIPSLAVIFLITAFAAIFPNFSNEFFKGMQNYIAAKFGWFYILAVAVILISIIILGFSKLGEIKLGADHVKPEHKNISWFSMLFAAGMGIGLVFFGVAEPLMHYLNPPVGDAQTIAAQKLAINITFFHWGMGAWSVYAIVALILAFFSYRHGLPLTLRSAFYPIIGDKIYGKIGSAIDTFAVVATLFGVATSLGYGVLQVNAGLTHVFGLPTMHITLLVVLCFAATVSAASGVDKGIKILSNSNIALAICFMFLILFLGDTTQLLKSFVQNSGDYVSTLISNTFNLYAYERQNESWLGGWTLLYWAWWLSWSPFVGLFIAKISKGRTIREFVVGVLLVPTGFTFAWMSFFGNSAIALVQGGFSELAGTVNSDSASALFMFLEKFSFSGVLSTIAVFMIVIFFVTSADSAAIVMNMLCSNGKDDTPVWQKVFWGVTVGIVAAFLMLAGGLGSLQALTITTALPFAIVLLGAIYGLFKALRVDLTKKETNNFSNMPISDLSKPWQERLSAIITLPGKKDGKKFLNEVVLKTFNELKEEFAKNGLEAKVTNGENFVNLNVGLGDEMDFRYGVYLTKSQSPDYTRELDGDDLYYRAEVYLKEGGQDYDVLGWSEATLINDVIEQYRKHMQFLHVVRE
- the abc-f gene encoding ribosomal protection-like ABC-F family protein produces the protein MALIDLIDVSKKFGANEILNAVNFSVNENEKIAIIGKNGSGKSTLMKIISGEVAVDSGRRIVQSLISVEMLAQTPNFNATFTVRQALNNELKEIFDAISEYEKSGVLLANDPENKEILKEQERLIKFIEAKDGWNIEHKIERILQEFKLKEYENRPICSLSGGEIRRVALGALILKKPDVLLLDEPTNHLDVYMVKFLEDMLKSSNQSIVFISHDRYFIDALATRCVEVEDASLKNFEGGYANYLTKKEEILASLAKSHETLLKQLKAEEEWLRRGVKARLKRNEGRKERVLAMREEAKKNPGVIRRVRLELERASKNFNQTQSQNRKKMLFEFKNLSKSIDGKVLFEKFDARVLQGERIAIVGRNGSGKSTLLKILLGLEKQSSGEIKRGEVSIGYFDQARNVLDDDKSLIETFCPNGGDHVLVRGRNMHVYGYLKNFLFPKEFLDKKIGVLSGGEKNRVALAMLFTKTYDVLVLDEPTNDLDIATINILEDYLQSFEGAILLVSHDRYFVDKMANKLWAFEGTKINVLHEEYSVYLELEDEMKELDKFEKELSNSQNEAKQKSKSGAKLSYKQTQILNTYPDKISALEARVAELNEGLSDPKIYQEVGLTTLYEELEKAKAELESLENEYFEVLEIAEELE